Proteins from a single region of Candidatus Poribacteria bacterium:
- a CDS encoding homocysteine biosynthesis protein has product MKVLRTYREINEKIRKGQVVVVTAEEIIDIVEEKGIEGAAEEVDVVTTGTFSPMCSSGAFLNFGHPKPKIKMHRVWLNDVPCHAGLAAVDVYIGATELAESDPLNSVYPGEFRYGGGHVIEDLIAGRDVKLVAMGYGTDCYPRRRLETWINIKDLNQAILVNPRNCYQNYNVAVNLSNRTIYTYMGVLKPRMGNATYSSAGQLSPLLNDPFYKTIGIGTRIFLGGAKGYIFWYGTQHSPATPRNEKGIPLGGAGTLAVVGDMKEMSTRWIRGASILGYGASLAVGIGIPIPILNEEIARFVSIKDEEILAPIVDYSDDYPNCRDKVLGYVDYKSLKSGRINIDGKEVPTASLSSYPKAREIAETLKEWIRKGEFLLSEPVQPLPSADSGMAAKPLVIRPVLTEDKEDEIENRQE; this is encoded by the coding sequence ATGAAGGTCTTAAGGACTTACAGGGAGATAAACGAGAAAATACGTAAGGGACAGGTGGTCGTGGTGACCGCCGAGGAGATCATAGATATCGTCGAGGAGAAGGGGATCGAAGGGGCAGCTGAGGAGGTCGACGTCGTGACGACAGGGACTTTTAGTCCCATGTGTTCCAGCGGAGCTTTTCTCAACTTTGGCCACCCTAAACCCAAGATAAAGATGCATAGGGTTTGGCTTAACGACGTCCCCTGTCATGCCGGGCTGGCAGCGGTGGACGTTTACATCGGAGCCACTGAGCTGGCCGAGAGTGACCCGCTCAACTCCGTTTATCCCGGTGAATTCCGATACGGCGGCGGTCACGTCATAGAGGATCTGATAGCCGGCAGGGATGTCAAACTCGTCGCCATGGGATATGGCACCGATTGTTATCCCCGAAGGAGGCTGGAGACCTGGATAAACATCAAGGATCTCAACCAGGCTATACTGGTCAATCCGAGGAACTGCTACCAGAACTATAACGTCGCTGTGAACCTCTCCAATAGGACCATTTACACCTACATGGGGGTTTTAAAACCCAGAATGGGCAATGCGACCTACTCCTCGGCGGGGCAGCTCAGCCCCCTGCTGAACGATCCCTTTTACAAGACCATCGGCATCGGCACCAGGATATTTCTGGGTGGCGCTAAAGGATATATCTTTTGGTATGGGACACAGCATAGTCCCGCTACACCGAGAAATGAAAAGGGGATACCGCTTGGAGGGGCCGGAACCCTGGCGGTGGTCGGCGATATGAAAGAGATGAGCACGCGATGGATAAGAGGAGCCTCCATTTTGGGGTATGGCGCCAGCCTCGCCGTCGGCATAGGTATACCGATACCGATCCTCAACGAGGAGATCGCCCGTTTTGTCTCGATCAAGGATGAGGAGATCCTCGCACCGATCGTCGATTATAGCGACGATTATCCCAACTGCAGGGATAAAGTTCTGGGCTATGTGGATTACAAATCCCTTAAAAGCGGTAGAATAAACATCGATGGCAAGGAGGTCCCGACGGCCTCCCTCTCCAGCTATCCCAAAGCCCGCGAGATAGCGGAGACACTGAAGGAGTGGATAAGAAAGGGCGAGTTTTTGCTCTCGGAGCCCGTTCAACCTCTGCCATCGGCCGACTCGGGTATGGCAGCGAAACCCCTGGTTATAAGACCCGTTCTCACGGAGGATAAGGAGGATGAAATCGAAAACCGTCAGGAATAA
- a CDS encoding 4Fe-4S binding protein — MKSKTVRNKVVLHFPKDLIDQPIIYRLAKEYDLMFNILQARITPREEGVLVIELGGTRENYRSGIEYLKRHGVQVQPLSADVSWNEERCVHCGLCLAVCPTGALHIPDRKTMKIQFDVSKCTGCRLCVPVCPQKAMDVTW, encoded by the coding sequence ATGAAATCGAAAACCGTCAGGAATAAGGTCGTCCTTCATTTCCCCAAAGACCTGATAGATCAACCTATAATCTACAGGCTCGCCAAGGAATATGACCTCATGTTCAACATCCTTCAGGCGAGGATCACCCCTCGCGAGGAGGGTGTTCTGGTTATAGAACTCGGTGGGACACGGGAGAACTACCGGTCGGGGATAGAGTATCTCAAAAGGCATGGCGTTCAGGTTCAGCCGCTGAGCGCCGATGTAAGCTGGAATGAGGAGAGATGCGTCCATTGCGGTCTATGCCTCGCCGTCTGTCCGACGGGAGCGCTTCACATACCGGATAGAAAGACGATGAAGATCCAGTTTGACGTCTCAAAATGCACGGGATGCAGGCTCTGCGTTCCCGTCTGTCCGCAGAAGGCGATGGACGTGACGTGGTGA
- a CDS encoding XTP/dITP diphosphatase — MRLAVATRNKGKVEEIREILSDLPIEIYWLEDFPDAPRIEEDGDTFEENASKKASVIAGYLGMPTIADDSGLLVEALNGEPGVRSARFAGEGASDSDRNAKLLSLLRGVPRERRKAKFVCVLVLAFPDGREVSFRGECEGYITDPPRGEHGFGYDPVFLVPEYGRTFAELGPEVKNRISHRAKALRKLKKFLEEELSDEGLKDLQGDKRENT, encoded by the coding sequence ATGAGATTAGCAGTAGCGACGCGTAACAAAGGGAAAGTTGAGGAGATCAGGGAGATCCTCTCAGACCTTCCCATCGAAATTTATTGGCTCGAGGATTTCCCCGATGCCCCCCGGATAGAGGAGGATGGAGATACGTTTGAGGAGAACGCCTCTAAAAAGGCCTCCGTTATAGCAGGATATCTGGGAATGCCGACGATCGCCGACGATTCAGGGTTGTTGGTGGAGGCCCTTAACGGCGAACCGGGGGTCAGATCGGCGAGGTTCGCAGGTGAAGGCGCTTCGGATTCCGATCGAAACGCTAAACTTCTCTCCTTGCTCCGTGGAGTTCCCCGTGAGAGGAGAAAGGCGAAGTTCGTATGCGTCCTCGTTCTGGCATTCCCTGATGGACGAGAGGTATCATTCAGAGGGGAATGCGAAGGATATATAACCGACCCCCCTAGAGGGGAGCATGGCTTCGGGTATGATCCCGTCTTCCTTGTGCCCGAATACGGGAGGACGTTTGCCGAACTCGGCCCAGAGGTGAAAAATAGGATAAGCCATAGGGCTAAGGCGCTGCGTAAGCTGAAGAAGTTCCTCGAGGAGGAGTTGAGCGATGAAGGTCTTAAGGACTTACAGGGAGATAAACGAGAAAATACGTAA